In the Triticum urartu cultivar G1812 unplaced genomic scaffold, Tu2.1 TuUngrouped_contig_5499, whole genome shotgun sequence genome, one interval contains:
- the LOC125529301 gene encoding disease resistance protein PIK6-NP-like → MAGVSAGTGAMGSLLGKLTALLGDEYKLLKRVRKEIEFLKRELGRMQVLLERLTDMEARLDGLGKSWGDSVRDLSYDMEDCIDRFMDRLGSGDAKRGFMKRTARRLKTLWARHDIATQIKELKARVMEESERRDRYKLDESYYSPTKTVEIDPRITSLYEEVKDLVAMDGRVKQVTALLMDESMELKVVPIVGSGGLGKTTLAMEVYRKIGLGGDFQCRGFVSVSRTLDLEKLLKDILSQIDKDAYENCKRWEKEQLIRETKQILIGKRYEVYIVLFYLFTYPYLYSVIQH, encoded by the exons ATGGCCGGGGTGAGCGCCGGCACAGGGGCGATGGGTTCCCTCCTGGGCAAGCTCACCGCCTTGCTCGGCGACGAGTACAAGCTGCTCAAAAGGGTCCGCAAGGAGATCGAGTTCCTCAAGCGCGAGCTCGGCAGGATGCAGGTCCTGCTGGAGAGGCTGACCGACATGGAGGCCAGGCTCGACGGCCTTGGCAAGAGCTGGGGGGACAGCGTGCGCGACCTCAGCTACGACATGGAAGACTGCATCGACCGCTTCATGGACCGGCTTGGAAGCGGTGACGCCAAGCGAGGGTTCATGAAGAGGACGGCGCGCCGGCTCAAGACTCTGTGGGCGCGCCACGACATCGCGACCCAGATCAAGGAGCTCAAGGCTCGCGTCATGGAGGAAAGTGAGCGGCGTGACAG GTACAAGCTTGACGAGAGTTACTACAGTCCAACGAAAACGGTGGAGATTGACCCACGGATAACCTCGCTTTACGAGGAGGTCAAGGACTTGGTGGCAATGGACGGCCGAGTGAAGCAAGTCACTGCTTTGTTGATGGATGAGAGTATGGAGCTGAAAGTGGTGCCGATTGTCGGGTCCGGAGGGTTGGGAAAAACGACCCTGGCCATGGAGGTGTACCGCAAGATTGGATTAGGAGGAGACTTCCAGTGCCGAGGTTTCGTGTCGGTGTCACGTACTCTTGATCTAGAGAAGCTCTTGAAGGATATCTTATCTCAGATTGATAAAGATGCTTATGAAAACTGTAAGCGTTGGGAAAAAGAACAATTAATCCGTGAAACAAAACAGATCTTGATAGGAAAGAGGTATGAAGTATACATTGTCttgttttatttatttacttatccCTATTTGTATTCAGTTATCCAACATTAA